TTCCCGTACACCTTCGCCGCCTACGCCGACTGGTTGGAGGCCTTCACCGACGAGCTCGGGCTCGACCGCTACGTCCTCTACCTCCACGACTACGGGTCGCAGTTCGGGTTCGAGCTCGCGATGCGCAGACCCGAGCGGGTCGCGGGGCTGGTCATCCAGAACGGCGACATCTACGAGGACCGGTTCGGGCCGAAGTACGACGCGCTTCGCCGCTACTGGAGCGATCCCACGCCGCTCGGACTCCACGAGCTGGCCGCCAACATCAGCGAGGAGGGGTTCCGCGACGAGTTCGTCGGCGAGCTTCCGCCGGAGCTCGCGGACCGCGTCGCCCCGGACCTCTGGATGCTGCACTGGGCGCTGATGACGCCTGGTCGGTTCGAGTACGCACGTCTGTTCCATGACCAGCGCACGACGCTGGAGCGCTTCCCCCTGCAACAGGCGTATCTGCGGGAGCACCGCCCGCCGACTCTCATCGTCTGGGGCGAGAACGACGGGTACATGCCGGCGGATGCGGCCCGAGCCTACCTGCGCGACGTGCCGGAGGCGGAGCTGCACATCCTGGACGGCGGCCACTGGCTGCTGGAGACGCACCTCGGCGAGGTCGTCGACCGACTACGGCCGTTCCTCGTGCGACTCGCGTGACGATCAGCCCCGCGCTCTGGGGCCCTGAGCCTGTCGAAGGGTCAGGACAGCACGCACGACGAGTCCCGCGACGAGCGCCCAGAACGCCGCGCTGACGCCGAGCACCGCGATGCCGGACGCCGCGACGAGGAATGTCACGACGGCGGGGATGCGCTCGGCCGGGTCGTCGATGGCCTGCTGCACGGCGGCGCCGAAGGCAGCGAACAGCGCGAGGCCGGCGACGGCGGGGATCACGGCCTCTGGTGCGAGAGTCACGAGCGCGGCGAACGCGGCCGAGCAGGCGCCGAGGACGAGGTACGACCCGCCCGTCGAGACGCCGGCGACCCAGCGGCGCTTCGGATCGGGGTCGGCATCCGGAGACGCGGCGAGAGCCGCGCTGATGGCGGCGAGGTTGATCGCATGACCGCCCGCGGTGGCGCCGAGCGCGGTGCCGAGTCCGGTCACGAGCATCGCAGGACGCCAGGGCACCTCGTATCCGAAGCTGCGCATGATCGCGATGCCCGGCACGTTCTGCGACGCCATGGTCACGATGAACAGCGGCAGGGCGAGGCCGACGAGCGCGCCGACCGTGAACGTCGGCGTGGTCAGCTCCACGCGCGGGAGCAGGAGAGCCGGATCGAACGTCGTGCCGGTGTGGACGAGCGAGACCGCGACGACGACGGCCGCCGCGACGAAGGCGAGCGGTACGGCCCAGCGCGGCGCGAGGCGCGCGAACACCAGCCACGTGAGCACGACGGGGACCACGCCCCAGGGGTTCGCCACGAGGCCGCTGATCGGCGCCAGGCAGAGCGGGAGGAGGACCCCGGCCAGCATCGCCTGCGCGATCGACGGCGGGATGCGGGCGATCAGCGCGCCGAGCGCCGGCCACAGGGCTGTGAGGAGGATGAGCGCCGCGGTCACGAGGAACGCGCCGACCGCCGCCGGCCAGCCGCCGTCGACCGCACCGGTCGCCGCGAGCAGCGCCGCCCCGGGAGTCGACCACGCGACGGTGATCGGCATCCGGTATCGCCAGGCCAGCACGATGCAGGCGAGCCCCATGGTGAGACTGACCGCGAGCAGTCCGCTGGCCGCCTGGGCCGGCGTCGCGCCGACGGCATCGAGACCCGTGAGCACCACCGCGAAGGAGCTCGTGAAGCCGACCAGCGCGGTGACCACTCCCGCCAGGATCGGGCGGGACAGGGGAGCAGCGCCGGGCATGGGTACGAGGTTATCGCGGAGGGGCGGTGACAGCGCCTTCGACGTCGTCGGTCGGTTTCGTCCAGGACAGCAGGTAGCGGTAGTAGAGGCCGCGCCTGAGCCGAGCGCCGGGGAGTTCTTCGTGAGCGATGGCTCGGATCTCTGCCACGTTCTCCGTGGCCTCGGCGGTGGGGACGCCGATGTCGCGCGACTCCCGGTGGAGCATCGATCCGAGCCGCACCCAGGGCAGTGCGATGCCCGAGAGGACCCAGTCCGCGAACGTCCGGTTGGCGGCCAACCCGACGACGAGCAGCTTCCCGCCGGGGCGCAGGAGCGTCTCGGCCTTCGCCAACGACGAACGCGTGTCCATGTGATGGAGTGCGGCGACGAAGGTGATGACGTCGAAGAGGCGGTCGCCCGCGTCGAAGGCCGCGAAGCCCGATGTCGTGACGGATGCGTTCGGCGTGCGGAGCAGACGGGCACCCGCTCGCGCGGCCGCCCCCGGGTCGGGCTCGACGCCCGTCACCGTGGCGCTCAGAGGGGCGAGCCGCTGCAGCAGCAGCCCCTCGCCGCATCCCACATCGAGCACATCGGGAGCACGCATGCCGGACACGATCCCGATGATCCACGGGTGGTAGGCGCTGTTGTGATTCCAGTACTCGACCACGGTCGCCTCAGGCGAGACCCATCCGATGCGCCAGGACCACGGCCTGCACACGGTCGCGCGCTCCCAGCTTCTGCAGGATGCGCGAGACGTGCGTCTTCACGGTGGCCTCGCCGATGAAGAGAGCGGTCGCGATCTCGGCGTTGCTGCGCGCATCGGCGAGCAGCGTCAGAACCTCGGCCTCGCGGTCGGTGAGCGGCTCGGCCAGGACGGTCGGGTTCGGCGGCGGGACGGCAGCGGGTGCAGGAGCGGATGCTCCGACGAACCGCGCCAGCACCCGGCGCGTGACCTCGGGCGCCAGCATCCCGTCGCCGGCGGCCAGGGCGCGCACGGCGGCGATCAGGTCTTCGGCGCCGGCGTTCTTGAGCAGGAAGCCACTGGCTCCGGCATCCAGCGCCTGATAGAGGTAGTCGTCCTGGTCGAACGTGGTGACGATCGCGATCGCCGCTCCGACGGCGGGATCGGCGACGATCCGTCTGGTCGCCTCGATGCCGTCCATGTCGGGCATCTGCACGTCCATCGTGATGACGTCGGGGAGGAGAGCGGATGCCTGGGCCACAGCCTCGGCTCCCGTCGCCGCTTCGCCGACCACCGTGATGTCGGGCTGGATGTCGAGGATCGTGCGGAATCCCGCCCGCAGCATCGAGTGGTCGTCGACGATGAGGACGCGGATCTGCGGGTCTGTCATCGGGTGCTCCTCGCCTCGGCGGTCACGGGCAGGGGGACGCGGGCGCGCACGCGCAGACCGCCGAGGGTCCGGGGCG
This genomic interval from Microbacterium sp. LWH11-1.2 contains the following:
- a CDS encoding alpha/beta hydrolase; protein product: MRTATARVQGIETFYRHAGDPTAPLLLLPHGYPASSFEFRNLMPALADDWYLVAPDAPGFGYSETPPPTVFPYTFAAYADWLEAFTDELGLDRYVLYLHDYGSQFGFELAMRRPERVAGLVIQNGDIYEDRFGPKYDALRRYWSDPTPLGLHELAANISEEGFRDEFVGELPPELADRVAPDLWMLHWALMTPGRFEYARLFHDQRTTLERFPLQQAYLREHRPPTLIVWGENDGYMPADAARAYLRDVPEAELHILDGGHWLLETHLGEVVDRLRPFLVRLA
- a CDS encoding benzoate/H(+) symporter BenE family transporter, coding for MPGAAPLSRPILAGVVTALVGFTSSFAVVLTGLDAVGATPAQAASGLLAVSLTMGLACIVLAWRYRMPITVAWSTPGAALLAATGAVDGGWPAAVGAFLVTAALILLTALWPALGALIARIPPSIAQAMLAGVLLPLCLAPISGLVANPWGVVPVVLTWLVFARLAPRWAVPLAFVAAAVVVAVSLVHTGTTFDPALLLPRVELTTPTFTVGALVGLALPLFIVTMASQNVPGIAIMRSFGYEVPWRPAMLVTGLGTALGATAGGHAINLAAISAALAASPDADPDPKRRWVAGVSTGGSYLVLGACSAAFAALVTLAPEAVIPAVAGLALFAAFGAAVQQAIDDPAERIPAVVTFLVAASGIAVLGVSAAFWALVAGLVVRAVLTLRQAQGPRARG
- a CDS encoding class I SAM-dependent methyltransferase, with the translated sequence MCRPWSWRIGWVSPEATVVEYWNHNSAYHPWIIGIVSGMRAPDVLDVGCGEGLLLQRLAPLSATVTGVEPDPGAAARAGARLLRTPNASVTTSGFAAFDAGDRLFDVITFVAALHHMDTRSSLAKAETLLRPGGKLLVVGLAANRTFADWVLSGIALPWVRLGSMLHRESRDIGVPTAEATENVAEIRAIAHEELPGARLRRGLYYRYLLSWTKPTDDVEGAVTAPPR
- a CDS encoding response regulator transcription factor, which produces MTDPQIRVLIVDDHSMLRAGFRTILDIQPDITVVGEAATGAEAVAQASALLPDVITMDVQMPDMDGIEATRRIVADPAVGAAIAIVTTFDQDDYLYQALDAGASGFLLKNAGAEDLIAAVRALAAGDGMLAPEVTRRVLARFVGASAPAPAAVPPPNPTVLAEPLTDREAEVLTLLADARSNAEIATALFIGEATVKTHVSRILQKLGARDRVQAVVLAHRMGLA